Proteins encoded within one genomic window of Halodesulfurarchaeum formicicum:
- a CDS encoding FUN14 domain-containing protein gives MALELDPTQLGLEFGSGAVIGAIIGFAFKKIAKVIAVIVGLELALFKFLESRGILTVDWDRLTGGLLDLTQTASMETPPPWVNTFLSTLSVGAGFTGGFLVGFKKG, from the coding sequence ATGGCGCTCGAACTGGACCCGACACAACTCGGCCTCGAATTCGGTAGCGGGGCCGTGATCGGCGCGATTATCGGGTTTGCCTTCAAGAAGATCGCGAAGGTGATCGCGGTCATCGTGGGCCTCGAACTCGCGCTGTTCAAGTTCCTCGAATCGCGGGGCATCTTGACCGTGGACTGGGACCGCCTCACGGGCGGGCTCCTGGATCTGACACAGACCGCCTCGATGGAGACCCCGCCGCCCTGGGTGAACACGTTCCTCTCGACGCTCTCCGTTGGGGCCGGCTTCACCGGGGGCTTCCTCGTCGGCTTCAAGAAAGGATAG
- a CDS encoding FKBP-type peptidyl-prolyl cis-trans isomerase, with product MSDEQTAESADDAAETAEESGLQNGDFVKVAYTARTVEGGDLVDTTDKEVAEAEGVDTEDQEFAPRTIVLGDGHLFPAVESDIVGREVGDSGSVVVPAAEAFGEYNEDEVRTVSAEKIPEDDRYPGAHVDIDGQHGHVETIIGGRARVDFNHPLAGQDVEYEYEILDTVEDPVEQASGLLQTFFDVELDMHLATDELEEEVEVEDEEGETETEVQTVEKETLYIESNPQLQFNQQWMMSKQQILGDVIEKLDIDRVIVQEIIDGAPAMPGMGGMGGGLGDIEASLEDADVDADEIMDELDVDELEE from the coding sequence ATGAGTGACGAACAGACGGCCGAATCGGCCGATGATGCGGCGGAGACCGCCGAGGAGTCGGGTCTCCAGAACGGCGACTTCGTAAAAGTGGCGTACACCGCCCGAACAGTCGAGGGCGGCGACCTCGTGGACACGACCGACAAGGAGGTCGCTGAAGCGGAAGGGGTTGACACGGAGGACCAGGAGTTCGCCCCGCGGACGATCGTGCTGGGTGACGGTCACCTCTTCCCCGCCGTCGAGTCCGACATCGTTGGTCGGGAGGTCGGTGACTCCGGCAGCGTGGTCGTGCCCGCCGCCGAAGCCTTCGGCGAGTACAACGAGGACGAAGTCCGTACTGTCAGCGCCGAGAAGATCCCGGAAGACGACCGCTACCCCGGTGCACACGTGGACATCGACGGGCAGCACGGGCACGTCGAGACGATCATCGGCGGCCGCGCCCGCGTGGACTTCAACCACCCGCTGGCCGGCCAGGACGTCGAGTACGAGTACGAAATCCTCGACACCGTCGAGGATCCGGTCGAACAGGCCTCGGGCCTGCTCCAGACCTTCTTCGACGTCGAACTGGACATGCACCTCGCGACCGACGAACTCGAGGAGGAAGTGGAGGTCGAAGACGAGGAGGGCGAGACCGAAACGGAAGTCCAGACCGTCGAGAAGGAGACCCTCTACATCGAGAGCAACCCACAACTACAGTTCAACCAGCAGTGGATGATGTCCAAACAGCAGATCCTCGGTGACGTCATCGAGAAGCTGGACATCGATCGGGTCATCGTCCAGGAGATCATCGACGGCGCGCCCGCGATGCCCGGCATGGGTGGCATGGGCGGCGGACTCGGCGACATCGAGGCGTCCCTCGAAGACGCCGACGTCGACGCCGACGAGATCATGGACGAACTCGACGTGGACGAACTCGAGGAGTAA
- a CDS encoding Rpp14/Pop5 family protein, which translates to MRHLPKHLRPRYRYLAVEIETWPDVTLAERPLQEAVWTATRTLLGDPGSAEVDPRVLETDLYPGGGWALVRVRRGTVEQARAAIACVDSVQDQPVRVGVRGVGGTVRATRRSFLQGPPAVTDSTAVTFRDGEATAHLREDRVDVECADTFVGATPRDL; encoded by the coding sequence GTGCGCCACCTCCCGAAACACCTCCGACCGCGCTATCGCTATCTCGCCGTCGAGATAGAGACGTGGCCGGATGTCACCCTCGCGGAGCGACCCCTCCAGGAGGCGGTCTGGACGGCGACACGGACGCTTCTGGGCGATCCCGGAAGCGCCGAGGTTGATCCGCGTGTCCTGGAGACCGACCTGTATCCCGGCGGTGGCTGGGCGCTCGTTCGGGTCCGCCGAGGGACCGTCGAGCAGGCCCGGGCCGCAATCGCGTGTGTCGATTCCGTCCAGGACCAGCCGGTTCGGGTCGGCGTTCGGGGGGTGGGCGGAACAGTTCGAGCCACCAGGCGGTCGTTCCTGCAGGGACCGCCAGCCGTGACCGACTCGACGGCCGTGACCTTTCGCGACGGTGAGGCGACCGCCCACCTGCGGGAGGACCGCGTCGACGTCGAGTGCGCGGACACCTTCGTCGGGGCAACACCCCGGGATCTCTAA
- the pyrI gene encoding aspartate carbamoyltransferase regulatory subunit: MTQPDTELRVSKIENGTVIDHVTAGEALRVLAILGIDGTEGETVSVGINVPSDRLGRKDVVKVEGMELSQDEVDVLSLIAPDATINIIREYEVIEKSRVDRPESVVGVLTCPNTNCITNAGEPVNTHFDVLDTGVQCRYCETIIRENITDHIET; this comes from the coding sequence ATGACCCAGCCAGACACCGAACTCCGCGTGAGCAAGATCGAGAACGGGACCGTCATCGACCACGTCACCGCCGGCGAGGCCCTCCGGGTGCTTGCCATCCTCGGCATCGACGGCACCGAGGGCGAGACGGTGAGTGTCGGCATCAACGTCCCGAGCGACCGGCTCGGGCGCAAAGACGTGGTGAAAGTCGAGGGGATGGAACTCAGCCAGGACGAGGTGGACGTGCTCTCCCTGATCGCGCCGGATGCCACCATCAACATCATCCGGGAATACGAGGTCATCGAGAAGTCCCGGGTCGATCGGCCCGAGTCAGTGGTCGGCGTGCTCACCTGTCCGAACACCAACTGCATCACCAACGCGGGCGAGCCAGTGAACACACACTTCGACGTACTCGATACCGGGGTGCAGTGTCGCTACTGTGAAACCATCATTCGCGAGAACATCACCGACCACATCGAGACCTGA
- a CDS encoding RNA-binding protein, translating to MGLPFHYVDLRAFCYETEAEDRVRSALRTLLPPEAEIESSVGEGHHGDRIVVLSARLERTDEIEHVFERLRDGVNMAELLDELGDRLDDNNAFYVTLDKQAAARGEVTRGDGITLRAKVEAYPANRENALENAREALS from the coding sequence ATGGGCCTTCCCTTCCACTACGTCGACCTCCGGGCCTTCTGCTACGAGACGGAGGCCGAGGACCGCGTGCGTTCGGCACTCCGGACGTTGCTCCCGCCGGAGGCCGAAATCGAGTCCTCGGTCGGGGAGGGCCATCACGGCGATCGAATCGTCGTCCTCAGCGCCCGACTGGAACGCACCGACGAGATCGAACACGTCTTCGAGCGCCTCCGGGACGGGGTGAACATGGCCGAACTCCTGGACGAACTGGGGGATCGACTCGACGACAACAACGCCTTCTACGTGACACTGGACAAGCAGGCCGCCGCCCGTGGCGAGGTCACACGCGGCGACGGCATCACCCTCCGGGCGAAGGTCGAGGCCTACCCGGCCAACCGGGAGAACGCCCTCGAAAACGCCCGGGAGGCCCTCTCCTGA
- a CDS encoding Nramp family divalent metal transporter, with product MSSADASGESTAEDMPELTYPEEDWPGFIREHLGPSLLWALLGIGGSHIVLAPTLGGLYGMFGIWVIAIIYLAKYGGWELGIRYNYGIGRNPVEGYGDLPGPDHWGQVFTMLVYLVGWTVILASVGFSAATFLAALVPSLSAIQLYLLLIGFAVALTIVSRYAWIENLMKLFVIVLGGLIVLGVFVSPPSPSLVAETAFSVPDLTAPVFLGIFAALAGYAPTGLSTTVTIGSWSLAKEQGARALRRKDYDPTDERFQEYIASWMRTGTRDFRVAFGFSFLLLVSMILLATSVFYPTPPQDQNLAIAIGSILQEGFGDWTFYLVVAGAFAALYSTVITVMDGAARVNADTLPLVLEREMDTDRLRRGFILLMGTASVIPILVIGQLPVTLMVFSAALMAILQVFFYFANYYIVRKHLPEAFQPDRAHTIYYAVTMLLVLGFGIMGGLSRLGLVG from the coding sequence ATGTCATCAGCCGACGCGTCGGGCGAGTCCACAGCCGAGGACATGCCCGAGCTCACATATCCCGAGGAGGACTGGCCCGGATTCATCCGCGAGCATCTGGGCCCGTCGCTTCTCTGGGCGTTGCTCGGTATCGGCGGCAGTCACATCGTCCTGGCGCCGACCCTCGGTGGCCTCTATGGGATGTTCGGGATCTGGGTCATCGCCATCATCTACCTGGCGAAATACGGGGGCTGGGAGCTGGGCATCCGGTACAACTACGGTATCGGACGCAATCCAGTCGAGGGCTATGGGGACCTCCCCGGGCCGGACCACTGGGGACAGGTCTTCACGATGTTGGTCTACCTGGTGGGCTGGACGGTCATCCTCGCCTCGGTGGGCTTTAGCGCGGCGACCTTCCTCGCGGCGCTGGTGCCCTCACTTTCCGCCATTCAACTGTACCTCCTGTTGATCGGCTTCGCGGTGGCCCTGACCATCGTCTCCCGCTATGCCTGGATCGAGAACCTGATGAAACTCTTCGTCATCGTGCTTGGGGGCCTCATCGTTCTGGGCGTGTTCGTCTCGCCGCCGTCGCCGTCGCTGGTCGCCGAGACGGCGTTCTCGGTGCCCGATCTGACCGCACCGGTCTTCCTGGGGATCTTCGCCGCCCTCGCGGGGTACGCCCCGACCGGCCTGAGCACCACCGTCACGATCGGGAGCTGGAGTCTCGCGAAAGAGCAGGGCGCACGGGCCCTGCGCCGCAAGGATTACGACCCGACCGACGAGCGCTTCCAGGAGTACATCGCGAGCTGGATGCGAACCGGGACCCGGGACTTCCGGGTCGCCTTCGGCTTTAGCTTCCTCCTCCTCGTGAGCATGATTCTCCTGGCAACCTCCGTCTTCTATCCCACGCCGCCACAGGATCAGAACCTCGCGATCGCGATCGGGAGCATCCTCCAGGAGGGCTTTGGCGACTGGACGTTCTACCTGGTGGTCGCCGGCGCGTTCGCGGCGCTTTACTCCACCGTCATCACGGTCATGGACGGCGCCGCGCGGGTCAACGCCGACACGCTCCCGCTCGTGCTGGAACGTGAGATGGACACCGACCGCCTTCGTCGCGGGTTCATCCTGCTCATGGGGACGGCGAGTGTCATTCCGATTCTGGTCATCGGGCAGTTGCCGGTCACCCTGATGGTGTTCTCCGCCGCGCTGATGGCGATCCTCCAGGTCTTCTTCTACTTCGCGAACTACTACATCGTCCGGAAACACCTTCCCGAGGCCTTCCAGCCCGACCGGGCCCACACGATCTACTATGCCGTCACGATGTTGCTCGTGCTCGGATTCGGCATCATGGGCGGACTGAGTCGACTCGGCCTCGTCGGCTGA
- a CDS encoding RNase P subunit p30 family protein: MYESVRVREDGPTTPDRFGLTVKNAGFEGLVVRNRQSTPAAVDHEAIAETHGIDVVQGIEITADEPGRASGAIGNRRPEAEVLLVQGRDPEMNRFVVEQAQVDVLADPMGGAGDVNHVIAQTAAANDVALELNLGPVLRSSGGDRVRAIKALRKLHELVADAGAPFVVSGAPSSHLQVRGPRELFAVGAQIGFDHETIQQGLAAWRTIAERNRHRRDPDTVGPGVTVSEPES, translated from the coding sequence ATGTACGAATCCGTCCGCGTTCGCGAGGACGGGCCGACAACCCCCGACAGGTTCGGGCTGACTGTGAAAAACGCCGGGTTCGAGGGCCTGGTCGTCAGGAATCGTCAGTCCACGCCCGCAGCGGTCGATCACGAGGCCATCGCAGAGACCCACGGCATCGACGTGGTCCAGGGCATCGAGATCACCGCCGACGAACCGGGGCGGGCAAGCGGCGCGATCGGGAATCGCCGGCCCGAAGCCGAAGTGCTTCTCGTCCAGGGTCGCGATCCGGAGATGAATCGCTTCGTGGTCGAGCAAGCCCAGGTGGACGTCCTCGCCGATCCCATGGGCGGGGCCGGGGACGTCAACCACGTAATCGCCCAGACCGCCGCCGCAAACGACGTCGCACTGGAGTTAAATCTCGGTCCCGTGCTCCGATCGAGTGGCGGCGACCGAGTGCGAGCGATCAAAGCGCTCCGAAAACTCCACGAACTCGTCGCTGATGCGGGCGCGCCGTTTGTCGTTTCTGGAGCCCCATCGAGCCATCTACAGGTTCGCGGGCCGCGGGAGTTGTTCGCGGTGGGTGCCCAGATCGGCTTCGACCACGAAACGATCCAGCAGGGACTGGCGGCCTGGCGAACCATCGCCGAGCGGAATCGACACCGGCGGGACCCGGACACCGTGGGGCCGGGGGTCACCGTCTCCGAGCCCGAAAGCTGA
- a CDS encoding methionine adenosyltransferase, with the protein MTDRNIRIQSLDRGAVEDQEIEIVERKGIGHPDSICDGIAEAVSRALAQAYLDRVGKVLHYNTDETQLVAGDAAPAFGGGEVVEPIYILIVGRATKRYEGQEIPVDSIALEAARNYLRENLPNLDLETDVIVDVRLGEGSGDLQEVFSEDGGTVPMANDTSFGVGHAPLSETEQIVYNTERRLIEDFGEDHPALGQDIKVMGKREGSTIDLTVAAALVDTFVPNMEAYEAEIDAIREYVTDLAYEYTDREVRVHVNTADDTAAGAIYLTTTGTSAEQGDDGSVGRGNRANGLITPNRSMSMEATSGKNPVNHIGKIYNLLSTKIAMEVVEEVEGIRDLRVRLLSQIGSPIDQPHVADLHVVTESGYELGDVDPEIRRIVDEGLASVEDVTAAVIRGELSTF; encoded by the coding sequence ATGACCGATCGGAACATCCGCATCCAGTCCCTCGACCGGGGCGCGGTCGAGGACCAGGAGATCGAGATCGTCGAACGAAAGGGGATCGGCCACCCCGACTCGATCTGTGACGGCATCGCCGAGGCCGTCTCTCGCGCGCTTGCGCAGGCCTATCTCGATCGCGTCGGCAAAGTCCTTCATTATAACACCGACGAGACCCAGCTGGTCGCCGGTGACGCCGCTCCGGCCTTCGGCGGTGGCGAGGTCGTCGAGCCGATCTACATTCTCATCGTCGGCCGCGCCACCAAACGCTACGAGGGCCAGGAGATCCCCGTCGACTCGATCGCCCTGGAGGCGGCCCGGAACTACCTCCGGGAGAACCTGCCCAACCTCGATCTCGAAACTGATGTCATCGTGGACGTCCGGCTCGGCGAGGGCTCGGGGGACCTTCAGGAGGTCTTCTCCGAGGACGGCGGCACCGTCCCGATGGCCAACGACACGAGTTTCGGCGTCGGTCACGCCCCGCTCTCGGAAACCGAACAGATCGTGTACAACACCGAGCGACGGCTGATCGAGGACTTCGGCGAGGACCACCCCGCGCTGGGCCAGGACATCAAGGTGATGGGCAAGCGCGAGGGCTCGACCATCGATCTCACCGTCGCCGCCGCGCTCGTGGATACCTTCGTTCCGAACATGGAGGCCTACGAGGCCGAGATCGACGCGATCAGGGAGTATGTCACCGACCTTGCCTACGAGTACACGGACCGGGAAGTTCGAGTGCACGTCAACACCGCGGACGACACCGCCGCGGGTGCGATCTATCTCACGACGACCGGCACCAGTGCCGAACAGGGTGATGACGGGTCGGTCGGCCGGGGCAACCGGGCCAACGGGCTGATCACGCCGAACCGGTCGATGTCCATGGAGGCCACGAGCGGCAAGAACCCGGTCAATCACATCGGGAAGATCTACAACCTCCTCTCCACGAAGATCGCCATGGAAGTCGTCGAGGAGGTCGAGGGCATCCGTGATCTCCGGGTCCGGCTGCTCAGCCAGATCGGGAGCCCGATCGATCAGCCACACGTCGCCGACCTCCACGTCGTCACGGAGTCGGGCTACGAACTGGGCGACGTGGACCCCGAGATTCGCCGGATCGTGGACGAGGGACTGGCCAGCGTGGAGGACGTGACCGCGGCGGTCATCCGCGGCGAGCTATCCACGTTCTGA
- a CDS encoding ribosome assembly factor SBDS has product MISLDDAVTARLESHGARFEVLVDPDAALAIKRGEFDGDLEDVIAARDVFENASRGDRPAESDVEKVFDTTDPMEIIPQVIERGEIQITAEQRRKMLERKRRELIDRIARNAVNPQMDDAPHPPDRIENALEEAGFDVDPMERVESQVEDALDALRPVIPIRFDEVTMAVQVPPDYAGSAQAQIRQFGDLEREEWQADGSWIGVLTFPAGLQNDFYDLVNEHTSGEAEVQIIRDEDEIARR; this is encoded by the coding sequence ATGATATCACTTGACGATGCAGTGACGGCGCGGCTCGAGTCCCACGGGGCGCGCTTCGAGGTCCTCGTCGATCCGGACGCGGCCCTCGCGATCAAACGTGGGGAGTTCGATGGGGACCTGGAGGACGTGATCGCGGCCCGGGACGTCTTCGAGAACGCCTCGCGAGGCGATCGACCGGCCGAATCGGACGTCGAGAAAGTCTTTGACACCACGGATCCGATGGAGATCATCCCGCAGGTGATCGAGCGCGGGGAGATCCAGATCACCGCCGAACAGCGCCGGAAGATGCTCGAACGCAAGCGCCGCGAACTCATCGACCGGATCGCGCGCAACGCCGTGAACCCACAGATGGACGACGCCCCGCACCCCCCGGATCGAATCGAGAACGCCCTGGAGGAGGCCGGGTTCGACGTCGACCCGATGGAGCGGGTCGAGTCACAGGTCGAGGACGCTCTCGATGCGTTGCGACCCGTGATCCCGATCCGGTTCGACGAGGTAACCATGGCCGTCCAGGTCCCACCGGACTATGCCGGGAGCGCCCAGGCCCAGATCCGGCAGTTCGGAGACCTAGAACGGGAGGAGTGGCAGGCGGATGGCTCCTGGATCGGGGTCCTGACCTTCCCGGCAGGGCTGCAAAACGACTTCTACGATCTGGTCAACGAGCACACGAGCGGCGAGGCGGAGGTCCAGATCATCCGGGACGAAGACGAGATCGCCCGCCGCTGA
- a CDS encoding RAD55 family ATPase, with amino-acid sequence MSREPTVQGMAEKLSTGVEVLDRELAGGLPAGSVVAYQAPAASQGELLLYELTRPRETLYLTTIRTEDAVADAIAAAKAPTGEPKIELVTGEDPIDSTRRAVRNAFEGMTVIIDPIDPLERADRARYEQLLNEIRNHMINTGGIAFLHALEGPNPPAHRETTQHMADVVLDLDVDRKGSEIDSRLTVQKYRGGKIPSESIKLDLTERVRVDTSRDIA; translated from the coding sequence ATGTCCCGGGAACCAACCGTTCAGGGGATGGCGGAGAAACTCTCCACCGGGGTCGAGGTACTCGACCGCGAACTCGCCGGCGGGCTTCCGGCCGGGAGCGTCGTCGCCTACCAGGCCCCCGCCGCGAGCCAGGGAGAGTTGCTCCTCTACGAGTTGACCCGGCCCCGGGAGACGCTGTATCTCACCACCATTCGGACCGAGGACGCTGTCGCGGACGCGATTGCGGCCGCCAAGGCACCGACGGGCGAGCCGAAGATCGAACTCGTGACCGGGGAGGATCCGATCGACTCGACCCGCCGGGCCGTTCGCAACGCTTTCGAGGGCATGACGGTGATCATCGATCCCATCGACCCCCTCGAACGGGCCGATCGGGCCCGCTACGAGCAACTGCTCAACGAGATTCGAAATCACATGATCAACACGGGCGGGATCGCCTTCCTGCACGCCCTGGAGGGGCCGAATCCGCCGGCTCACCGGGAGACTACCCAGCACATGGCGGACGTGGTGCTGGATCTCGATGTCGATCGAAAGGGGAGCGAGATAGACAGCCGGCTCACCGTGCAGAAGTATCGCGGCGGGAAGATTCCCAGCGAGTCGATCAAACTCGACCTCACCGAGCGCGTGCGGGTCGATACGAGCCGGGATATCGCCTGA
- the pyrB gene encoding aspartate carbamoyltransferase: MRHEHVISAKQFSRADIEAVLDRAADFAADPQAASGHEGALLALAFFEPSTRTKMSFETAIKRLGGDTIDMGPVEFSSVSKGETLADTLRVLEGYADGIVLRHPMEGAATMASEFIDVPLFNAGDGAGQHPTQTLLDLFTIREEVGLDDLTIGIMGDLKYGRTVHSLAQALTNFDTRQHFISPDSLRLPRSVRYDLHEQGAQVREHEGYEEILSELDVLYVTRIQRERFPDEDEYHAVAGKYRLDAETIREYNEDLTVLHPLPRVDEIAADVDDLPGATYFEQAHNGVPVRMALLDMLL; encoded by the coding sequence ATGCGTCACGAGCACGTGATCTCCGCGAAACAGTTCTCGCGGGCGGATATCGAGGCGGTGTTGGACCGGGCCGCCGACTTCGCCGCCGACCCGCAGGCAGCAAGCGGACACGAGGGGGCCCTGCTCGCACTCGCCTTCTTCGAGCCCAGCACCCGGACGAAGATGAGTTTCGAGACGGCCATCAAGCGCCTGGGCGGGGACACGATCGACATGGGGCCGGTCGAGTTCTCGAGTGTGAGCAAAGGTGAAACCCTCGCGGATACGCTTCGGGTACTGGAGGGCTACGCCGATGGGATCGTGTTGCGCCACCCGATGGAGGGCGCGGCCACGATGGCCTCGGAGTTCATCGACGTCCCGCTTTTCAACGCCGGGGACGGGGCCGGCCAGCACCCGACCCAGACGCTGCTCGATCTGTTCACCATCCGGGAGGAAGTCGGACTCGATGACCTTACGATCGGGATCATGGGCGACCTGAAGTACGGTCGAACCGTCCACTCGCTGGCCCAGGCGCTGACGAACTTCGACACCCGCCAGCACTTCATCAGCCCCGACTCCCTTCGTCTCCCCCGAAGTGTCCGATATGACCTCCACGAACAGGGGGCCCAGGTCCGCGAACACGAGGGCTACGAGGAGATCCTCTCGGAACTCGACGTGCTCTATGTCACCCGGATCCAGCGCGAGCGGTTCCCCGACGAGGACGAGTACCACGCCGTCGCCGGCAAGTACCGTCTCGACGCCGAGACCATCCGTGAGTACAACGAGGACCTGACCGTCCTCCACCCGCTCCCCCGGGTCGACGAGATCGCAGCGGACGTGGATGACCTGCCAGGTGCGACGTACTTCGAACAGGCCCACAACGGCGTGCCAGTGCGAATGGCACTCCTGGATATGCTACTATGA
- the cyaB gene encoding class IV adenylate cyclase, whose protein sequence is MYEVEMKVQAAHEPVRAALEREGARSLGRVEQVDVYFDAPHRDFAARDEALRLREETDAEGTTTALTYKGPKVDDTSKTRQEFETTVGSRGEMQAALSALGFEPAATVEKTRERFELDGIVVSLDTVSGLGEFVEAEAEATEADIEATREAVAAVLSRLDLDPEAQIRRSYLGLLLDD, encoded by the coding sequence ATGTACGAAGTCGAGATGAAGGTCCAGGCGGCCCACGAGCCCGTTCGGGCGGCTCTGGAGCGGGAAGGCGCCCGCTCCCTGGGCCGTGTGGAGCAAGTAGATGTGTACTTCGACGCCCCGCACCGCGATTTTGCGGCCCGGGACGAAGCCCTCCGATTGCGCGAGGAGACCGACGCCGAAGGCACGACCACGGCGCTCACCTACAAGGGCCCGAAGGTCGATGACACGTCGAAAACCCGTCAGGAGTTCGAAACGACGGTCGGCTCCCGCGGGGAGATGCAGGCGGCCCTTTCGGCCCTGGGATTCGAACCGGCTGCGACCGTCGAGAAGACCCGCGAACGCTTCGAACTCGACGGGATCGTCGTCTCCCTCGATACGGTTTCGGGGCTGGGAGAGTTCGTCGAGGCCGAAGCCGAGGCCACGGAAGCCGACATCGAGGCGACCCGGGAGGCCGTCGCAGCGGTCCTCTCTCGCCTCGATCTCGACCCCGAGGCACAGATCCGCCGTTCGTACCTCGGATTGCTCCTGGACGACTGA
- a CDS encoding DUF1918 domain-containing protein: protein MPFEEDDEVLLHDEHSEFDGEIGTVTQVVETMFGDANYTVSFEDGQEAGVPEDHLEAAPEETDD from the coding sequence ATGCCATTCGAAGAAGACGACGAGGTGCTCCTGCACGACGAGCACAGCGAGTTCGACGGCGAGATCGGGACCGTGACACAGGTCGTCGAGACCATGTTCGGCGACGCCAACTACACCGTGTCCTTCGAGGACGGCCAGGAGGCCGGCGTCCCCGAGGACCACCTCGAGGCCGCCCCCGAGGAGACCGACGACTGA
- a CDS encoding MinD/ParA family ATP-binding protein, translating into MLAVTGGKGGTGKTTTALGLAVTLAERRRDPIVIDADVDMPNLHIRAGTDDSGLAALAAGTPIEAAATPAERYPGVSIVGATPGTDLERALRQVRTERPVILDGAAGADERAVTPLRHADAAVVVARQTPAAVTDSVKSVRMSRAVDAPLAGVILSRAAAVPASVETALGVEPLVPVPSVSDPIAHDQARVAYDRILDEWANA; encoded by the coding sequence ATGCTCGCCGTGACTGGGGGGAAAGGTGGCACCGGCAAGACGACGACCGCGCTGGGACTGGCCGTCACGCTCGCCGAGCGCCGTCGCGATCCGATCGTCATCGACGCGGACGTGGACATGCCGAACTTGCACATCCGGGCGGGCACTGACGATTCCGGGCTGGCCGCCCTCGCTGCGGGCACGCCGATCGAGGCGGCGGCGACGCCCGCCGAACGCTATCCCGGCGTGTCGATCGTCGGGGCCACCCCCGGGACCGATCTGGAACGCGCGCTCCGACAGGTCCGGACCGAGCGTCCGGTGATCCTCGATGGGGCTGCCGGGGCCGACGAGCGCGCAGTGACGCCGCTGCGACACGCCGACGCTGCGGTCGTCGTCGCGCGGCAGACTCCTGCGGCCGTCACGGATAGCGTGAAGTCGGTCCGGATGAGTCGGGCCGTCGATGCACCGCTCGCCGGGGTAATTCTCAGCCGCGCCGCGGCCGTGCCGGCGTCGGTCGAAACCGCACTTGGCGTGGAGCCGCTGGTGCCCGTCCCGTCGGTTTCGGATCCGATCGCCCACGATCAGGCCCGCGTGGCGTACGACCGGATTCTCGACGAGTGGGCGAACGCTTAA
- the psmA gene encoding archaeal proteasome endopeptidase complex subunit alpha — protein MQGQQQQAYDRGITIFSPDGRLYQVEYAREAVKRGTASIGVRASDGVALIVDKPVRSPLVEQDSVEKLHKVDDHVGIASAGHVADARRLIDFARRDAQVERLRYEQAIGVETLTKDVTDHIQQFTQIGGARPFGVALLVGGLDDGQPRLFETDPSGTPYEWQAIAIGSDREEIQSSLEAEYDPEIELAEAVELGLQALGSVQEEPLDPAGVGAATVDAESEQYIQLTNEEIEAALPE, from the coding sequence ATGCAAGGACAACAACAGCAAGCGTACGATCGTGGCATCACCATCTTCTCCCCGGACGGCCGACTCTACCAGGTCGAGTACGCCCGGGAGGCAGTCAAGCGAGGCACGGCGAGCATCGGGGTGCGAGCCAGCGACGGGGTTGCACTGATCGTCGACAAGCCGGTTCGATCCCCGCTGGTCGAACAGGACTCCGTGGAGAAACTCCACAAGGTCGACGATCACGTCGGCATCGCGAGTGCTGGCCACGTCGCCGACGCCCGCCGACTGATCGACTTCGCCCGCCGGGACGCCCAGGTCGAGCGACTGCGGTACGAGCAGGCCATCGGGGTCGAAACGCTCACCAAGGACGTGACCGATCACATCCAGCAGTTCACCCAGATCGGCGGGGCCCGGCCCTTCGGCGTGGCCCTGCTGGTCGGTGGACTGGACGACGGCCAGCCACGCCTCTTCGAGACGGACCCGAGTGGTACGCCCTACGAGTGGCAGGCGATCGCCATCGGCTCCGATCGGGAGGAGATCCAGTCGTCTCTCGAAGCCGAGTACGACCCCGAAATCGAACTGGCCGAGGCCGTCGAACTCGGACTCCAGGCTCTGGGCTCGGTCCAGGAGGAGCCCCTCGATCCCGCGGGCGTGGGCGCGGCGACGGTGGACGCCGAGTCCGAGCAGTACATCCAACTCACCAACGAGGAGATCGAAGCCGCCCTGCCGGAGTGA